The sequence GATGCCGTATGCCCGCTTCCCAATCCAAATTTCGATGTCACAAAGTACCGTCCGGAACTTGAGGGCAAAGCAGCACTCAAGGGAGGTGCCGACGCACCAAAGAAGACGCCGACGAAACCAGCAAAGCGAGTCGCTGGTTGGCAGCCCGCAGGCAACGCCTCGGTGGTGGTCAAAGATGGCAAGTTGAACGTCACCAGTGACGGCGGCGATCCTCACTTGAGCTACCCGTTGCCGAAACCGGTTGCGGAGCCATCGCTCATCCTAACCTTCACGATGACCTCCAACTCTCAAGGCAACGGGCAGGTCTTTTGGCACGAGCAAGGCGTCTCACCGGCGTACTTTCGTGATCGAAGCACATCGTTTGAAGTTCAACACGATGGAAAAGCTCATGAATACGCCGTTGAATTGACAACCCGAAATCCCATTGAGGGTGTACGCATCGATCCGTCGACAGCCTCAGGAGACATTCAAATCTCTAACATCAGCCTGTCAACAAGCGACGGACGTGAGCTCTACCGGTGGGAACTCTGAATTAACGTGGTGTCTGGCATCAGGGGCTTTTGCCAGTGACATTCACCTGTCCAGTTGGTCAAAACGAAACTCTCACCCCAGTCTTCACAATGAACCGATTTTTCATATTACTGTTTTGCGTCAGCGTAGCGTTTGCGTCGTCCCTCGATGCTGAACAGCCTAATGTGTTGTTGATTTCCGTTGACGACCTCAATGACTGGGTTGGCTGTCTTGGCGGGCATCCACAATCCATGACGCCCAACGTCGATCGTCTCGCCAACATGGGAACGCTGTTTGCCAATGCCCATTGTCAGTCACCCGTCTGCAATCCGTCGCGTGCCAGCATGATGACGGGGCGTTATCCTCATTCGTCCGGAATCTATTTCCTTTCGCCCGACTTGAAGCAAGCACCCGCTCTCGAAGGTGTCAGGACGATGCCGGAAGTTTTTGCTTTGGCCGGTTACAAGACGATGGCGACCGGAAAACTCTTTCACACCGGTGACAAACGCTTTTTCCAAGAGTACCAACCCTCCGGAGGATTTGGGCCACGCCCGGAAAAAAAGATCTCGCAGCCGCACGGGCATCCGCTTTGGGATTGGGGCGTCTATCCCGAAGACGAAGACTTGATGCCAGACATGAAAGCCGCCAAGTGGGCCGTCAATCAATTGGAAAAGAAGCACGACCAACCCTTTTTCATGGGGGTGGGCTTCTATCGTCCTCACGTTCCCATGTACGCGCCTCAAAAATGGTTCGACATGCATCCGCGAACAGAGGTCAAATTACCACGGGTCAAAGAGGACGATCGTAATGACCTGAGCCAGTACGCGATCGACTTGACTAATCTCGAGCATGTATCGCCGACGCACCAGTGGGTTACCGAGGCGGGACAGTGGGAGCATGCCGTGCAGTCGTATTTGGCTTGCGTCAGCTTTGCGGATCATTGCCTGGGAATCGTGTTGGATGCGCTCGAGTCAAGCGAATATTCCGACAACACCATCGTCGTACTGTTCTCCGACCATGGCTTTCATCTGGGCGAAAAACAGCGTTGGGCCAAGCGGTCGCTATGGGAAGACGGAACGCGGGTCCCGATCGTCATATCTGCGCCGGGATTCAAAACGCAACAGCGAACGGGCCAACCTGCTGAACTGTTAGATATCTTCCCAACCCTTTTGGAACTCGCAGGGTTACCCGCGGACGCCGACCAAGAAGGGCAGAGTCTCGTTCCCTTGATGAAGAATCCCAATGGAGAGTGGAGTCACCCCGCGATCACCAGCTTTGGCCTTGGCAATTTCGCGATTCGATCTTCTCAGTACCGTTTCATTCAGTACCACGACGGTTCGCAGGAACTCTATGACCTGACCAGCGATCCTCATGAGTGGACGAATCTTGCGTCCAACCCAGAGTATCAGCAGATCATCGCCCAGCACGCCGCGTATCTGCCAGAAGATCAACATCCCGTCTTGCCCGGCAACTCGACTGGCCACCAGGCCTACGCCGCAGCCAACGCCAAGATTGCGCAGTAGAACCCATCCAATAGACGCTGGCATCGCCACATTCTCTCGATCAATCGAAATAGGAAACCACGAATGACCACTCTGCTGCGCTCGCTTTTCCTTGTATTCGTTTGTGCGTCCATCGTGAGTGCGGATGATCACCCGAAGCCGAACGTGATTGTGATCCTCGCGGATGATCTTGGGATCGTTGACATGAATGCCTACGCGACGAAGTTTACAGGGACGAAACCGTCGCAGATGTACTATGAGACGCCAAACCTAGATCGACTGGCGAAGGAAGGCTTGGCCTTTTCGCAAGCCTACGCTTGCCACCTCTGCTCGCCTGCACGCGCAAGTCTTCTAACGGGCAAGTACGCTGCACGCACGGGATTCACGACGGCGGTCGGGGGCAACGTGCGAACCTTTTACAATCAAGCGATCAAGCCACCACAAGACTACGTCGCCCAGGACGCGCTGGTTTGGCAAGACAAAATCGACATCCAACAAGCGCTGCTCAACGGCACCACCCGTGATGCGTTGGCGTCGGGCCAGCCGTCCGATAATGGGCAAAACGAAACGACGCTCGCGGAAGCCATGCCCGAGCATGACGCAGCCTTCATTGGCAAGTGGCATCTGGGTGGTCATGGATCGCAAGGTTGGCAACCAGCCGACCAAGGCTTCGAGGAAATCTCGTACTTCGACGAAGGTGGATCGCCGTACTTCAATTGGCGAGGTCTATGGGACAGCGGCGAAAAGCTATTCCCCAAAACACCCCAACCGAAACTGCTGCGTGGGAAATCGGGGGGAAACCGAGGGCAGGAATACCTCACCGATGAACTGACCGAACACGCGATTGACTTCTTGCGCCGACGGGCCGATTCCGAGACATCCCAGAACAAACCGTTCTTCCTGCACTTCTGTCACTTTGCGGTCCACACGCCGTTCCAAGGACCCACCGACGATGTGGCGTACTTTGAACAGAAATCGACGCGGGGTTGGAACGGACATGACAATGCCATTTATGCAGCGATGCTGAAACGGTTGGATGTTTCGGTCGGTCGGATTCTTGATACGCTTGAAGAAACTGGCCTTGATGAAAACACACTGGTCGTCTTCATGAGTGACAACGGAGGCGTGACTTACACCGACCCGGTCGCGACCAACAATGCACCGTTCAAAGGAGGCAAGGCTCTGCATTTTGAAGGTGGTATTCGCGTGCCGCTGGTGATTCGTTGGAAGGGCCGTGTCGCGGGAGATCGCTGGAGCAACGTGCCGGTCGACTGCAACGATATTTTCCCGACGGTTTTAGACTTAACTGGCTACGACCTAGCCGACCACATCAAGCCGGGCGGGATCGACGGACGCAGTTTGGCTCCGCTGTTGGACGACCCAACGAATGCGAAAAGCGACTACGCGCGGGACACGTTCTTCTGGCATTACCCACTAAATGTGATTGTCAAGAATCCCGAAGATGGATTGCCATCGGCTCCTTCATCCGCGGTGCGAAAAGGAGATTGGAAATTGATCTTTGATTGGTCGGGTGCGCTGCGACTCTACAACATCGCGGAGGAT is a genomic window of Novipirellula artificiosorum containing:
- a CDS encoding sulfatase; translation: MNRFFILLFCVSVAFASSLDAEQPNVLLISVDDLNDWVGCLGGHPQSMTPNVDRLANMGTLFANAHCQSPVCNPSRASMMTGRYPHSSGIYFLSPDLKQAPALEGVRTMPEVFALAGYKTMATGKLFHTGDKRFFQEYQPSGGFGPRPEKKISQPHGHPLWDWGVYPEDEDLMPDMKAAKWAVNQLEKKHDQPFFMGVGFYRPHVPMYAPQKWFDMHPRTEVKLPRVKEDDRNDLSQYAIDLTNLEHVSPTHQWVTEAGQWEHAVQSYLACVSFADHCLGIVLDALESSEYSDNTIVVLFSDHGFHLGEKQRWAKRSLWEDGTRVPIVISAPGFKTQQRTGQPAELLDIFPTLLELAGLPADADQEGQSLVPLMKNPNGEWSHPAITSFGLGNFAIRSSQYRFIQYHDGSQELYDLTSDPHEWTNLASNPEYQQIIAQHAAYLPEDQHPVLPGNSTGHQAYAAANAKIAQ
- a CDS encoding sulfatase is translated as MTTLLRSLFLVFVCASIVSADDHPKPNVIVILADDLGIVDMNAYATKFTGTKPSQMYYETPNLDRLAKEGLAFSQAYACHLCSPARASLLTGKYAARTGFTTAVGGNVRTFYNQAIKPPQDYVAQDALVWQDKIDIQQALLNGTTRDALASGQPSDNGQNETTLAEAMPEHDAAFIGKWHLGGHGSQGWQPADQGFEEISYFDEGGSPYFNWRGLWDSGEKLFPKTPQPKLLRGKSGGNRGQEYLTDELTEHAIDFLRRRADSETSQNKPFFLHFCHFAVHTPFQGPTDDVAYFEQKSTRGWNGHDNAIYAAMLKRLDVSVGRILDTLEETGLDENTLVVFMSDNGGVTYTDPVATNNAPFKGGKALHFEGGIRVPLVIRWKGRVAGDRWSNVPVDCNDIFPTVLDLTGYDLADHIKPGGIDGRSLAPLLDDPTNAKSDYARDTFFWHYPLNVIVKNPEDGLPSAPSSAVRKGDWKLIFDWSGALRLYNIAEDPFEKNELSAAMPEKAHSLFIQLNDWMDKSVEVKYTPAINPDYDPSEESRKRPFVDLRRKYLGADRAIRTVEHDPRFTLIPAGVQPHVNTSK